A genomic stretch from Vibrio neptunius includes:
- a CDS encoding type I restriction-modification system subunit M, with protein sequence MDHSVHNKLVSFIWNIADDCLRDVYVRGKYRDVILPMVVLRRLDTLLEPSKDAVLEEVRFQKEEMNAVDLDGDPLRDASGFVFYNTSKWTLRSLYNAATNNQQILLANFEEYLLGFSDNVKEIIECFNLKAQIRHMASKQVLLDVVEKFVSPYINLTPNEAVDPDGYKLPALSNLGMGYVFEELIRKFNEENNEEAGEHFTPREVIELMTHLVFDPIKDKLPGVMTVYDPACGSGGMLTESQKFIEEKYPSLGANRDIYLYGKEINDETYAICKSDMMIKNNNPENIKVGSTLSTDEFSGMKFDFMLSNPPYGKSWSSEQKYIKDGKDVIDPRFKVKLKDFWGNEAEQDAIPRSSDGQLLFLMEMVNKMKEPSSTETQIGSRIASVHNGSSLFTGDAGGGESNVRRYIIENDMLDAIVQLPNNLFYNTGITTYIWLLNNNKPDNRKGQIQLIDASLLFRKLRKNLGEKNCEFSPEQIDEITQIYLRCAAVERQLDENNDPIGIASQVFDNEDFGYYKVTIERPDRRKAKFTQEAIATLRFDKQLSEVMKYLYSEYGDKVYATKGYGDDQKHSFLKSKKKSIAAWCEDNDINLNKKAQTKLLDVKYWLSLKALVETAEQLMDAIGSDEFDDYNVFKLQVEQELKASKVKLSASEKNAILNAVSWYDENAAKVVKKVVKLNDEKLQDLLERYECEEADLPDFGYYSTGKKYEFTTYESSSDLRDSESVPLKQSIYQYFLDEVKPNITEAWINLETVKIGCEINFNKYFYRHKKLRNLDNVANDIINLEQKAEGLIAQILGVSKEYVSCVDKVQE encoded by the coding sequence ATGGACCACAGCGTACATAATAAACTTGTCTCATTTATCTGGAATATCGCCGACGATTGTCTGCGTGACGTTTATGTTCGGGGTAAGTACCGCGATGTCATTTTGCCTATGGTGGTATTAAGACGTTTAGATACGCTGCTTGAACCTAGTAAAGACGCTGTACTAGAAGAAGTTCGTTTCCAAAAAGAAGAAATGAATGCGGTGGATCTGGATGGCGACCCATTACGTGATGCGTCAGGCTTTGTGTTTTACAACACGTCGAAATGGACACTGAGAAGCTTATATAACGCAGCAACGAACAACCAGCAAATCCTCCTAGCGAACTTTGAAGAATACTTACTGGGTTTTAGCGATAACGTTAAAGAGATTATCGAATGCTTTAATTTGAAAGCACAGATCCGCCATATGGCGTCCAAGCAAGTACTGCTGGATGTCGTTGAGAAATTTGTTTCTCCATACATTAACCTAACTCCAAATGAAGCGGTTGATCCTGACGGTTACAAGTTACCAGCGCTGAGTAACTTGGGAATGGGTTATGTGTTCGAAGAACTTATCCGTAAGTTTAACGAAGAAAACAACGAAGAAGCCGGGGAACACTTTACCCCACGTGAAGTGATTGAACTGATGACTCACCTAGTATTCGACCCAATCAAAGATAAACTTCCTGGTGTAATGACGGTTTATGACCCAGCCTGTGGTAGTGGCGGTATGTTGACTGAGTCGCAGAAGTTTATTGAAGAGAAGTACCCAAGCCTTGGGGCTAATCGTGATATTTATCTATATGGTAAAGAAATCAACGATGAGACTTATGCCATTTGTAAGTCGGATATGATGATTAAAAACAACAACCCGGAAAACATTAAAGTGGGTTCAACGCTTTCAACGGATGAGTTCTCGGGGATGAAGTTTGATTTTATGCTGTCTAACCCACCTTATGGTAAAAGCTGGTCGTCTGAGCAGAAGTACATCAAAGATGGTAAGGATGTGATTGATCCTCGCTTTAAAGTCAAACTGAAAGATTTCTGGGGTAACGAAGCAGAACAAGACGCTATCCCCCGTTCTAGTGACGGTCAATTACTGTTTTTGATGGAGATGGTTAATAAGATGAAAGAACCATCGTCAACTGAAACTCAGATCGGCTCTCGTATAGCCTCTGTCCACAATGGCTCAAGTTTGTTTACCGGTGATGCAGGGGGAGGTGAAAGTAACGTCCGCCGCTATATCATTGAAAATGATATGTTAGATGCTATTGTTCAGTTGCCAAACAACCTGTTCTACAACACGGGTATTACTACTTATATCTGGTTATTAAATAATAACAAACCGGATAATCGTAAAGGTCAAATACAACTCATCGATGCAAGCTTACTCTTCCGGAAACTGCGTAAAAATCTGGGGGAGAAAAACTGTGAATTTTCACCAGAACAGATCGATGAAATCACTCAAATTTATCTGAGGTGTGCTGCGGTTGAACGTCAGTTAGATGAGAATAACGATCCTATCGGTATTGCCAGTCAGGTATTTGATAATGAGGACTTTGGTTATTACAAAGTGACTATCGAGCGCCCCGATCGTCGTAAAGCGAAATTTACTCAAGAAGCAATTGCCACATTGCGTTTTGATAAGCAACTGTCTGAGGTAATGAAGTATCTGTATTCTGAATATGGTGACAAAGTGTATGCCACCAAAGGTTACGGCGATGACCAGAAACACAGTTTCTTAAAATCGAAGAAAAAATCGATAGCTGCTTGGTGTGAAGATAACGACATTAACCTTAATAAAAAAGCACAGACCAAACTACTGGATGTTAAATACTGGCTATCGCTTAAAGCGTTGGTTGAAACGGCAGAACAGTTGATGGACGCGATTGGTAGTGATGAGTTCGATGATTACAACGTGTTCAAATTACAGGTTGAACAAGAGCTTAAAGCGAGCAAAGTGAAGCTATCAGCTTCAGAGAAGAATGCCATTTTAAATGCCGTAAGTTGGTATGACGAGAATGCCGCAAAAGTAGTAAAGAAAGTTGTAAAACTGAATGATGAAAAACTGCAAGATTTACTCGAACGTTATGAATGTGAAGAAGCAGATTTACCTGACTTTGGTTATTACTCAACCGGAAAAAAATACGAATTTACGACTTACGAAAGTAGCTCTGATCTACGTGATAGTGAATCTGTGCCTCTTAAGCAGAGTATCTACCAATACTTCCTTGATGAAGTAAAACCAAATATAACAGAAGCTTGGATCAATTTAGAGACAGTCAAAATTGGTTGTGAGATCAATTTTAACAAATATTTCTATCGCCATAAGAAACTACGCAACCTTGATAACGTTGCCAATGACATTATTAATCTTGAGCAAAAAGCTGAAGGTTTAATTGCTCAGATCCTTGGCGTGTCAAAAGAATACGTTAGTTGTGTTGATAAGGTTCAGGAATAA
- a CDS encoding WYL domain-containing protein, whose amino-acid sequence MPDNLVLKHEDKRYYRTEQFQPLFEHNSSAILQRLVEGFGDGISMPVKPSDVCIQSFSQLNPNSDIVAGLMRGIVHQQPIQVTYWSLSSGETQRIIVPHTLVNNGQRWHVRAFDRKHNQFRDFVCTRFTQVENLEEQVLQSELRESDDSWNQSVELELVPHPSQSSHQAIALDFSMESSPDWHRSIKLRLPLAGYYLRYWNVDCTEDHSLTGREHLLWLRNASQLKDIAELDIAPKA is encoded by the coding sequence ATGCCGGATAATCTGGTCCTCAAGCATGAAGACAAGCGTTACTACCGTACAGAACAATTTCAGCCACTTTTTGAGCATAATAGCAGTGCGATACTACAACGTTTAGTGGAAGGTTTTGGTGACGGTATCTCTATGCCTGTTAAGCCCTCTGATGTTTGCATTCAGTCTTTCAGTCAACTCAATCCGAACAGTGATATTGTCGCCGGACTAATGCGCGGTATTGTCCATCAGCAACCGATTCAAGTAACTTATTGGTCTTTAAGTTCAGGTGAGACACAACGCATTATCGTACCGCATACTCTGGTTAATAATGGACAACGTTGGCATGTCAGAGCATTTGACCGCAAACATAATCAGTTTCGTGACTTTGTCTGTACTCGGTTTACTCAGGTTGAAAATCTAGAAGAACAAGTTTTACAAAGTGAACTGAGAGAAAGTGATGATAGTTGGAATCAGTCGGTTGAACTTGAGTTAGTCCCCCATCCATCGCAATCATCCCATCAGGCTATTGCCCTGGATTTCTCTATGGAATCCTCACCGGATTGGCATCGCAGCATTAAGTTAAGACTTCCACTTGCTGGCTATTATCTGCGTTACTGGAATGTTGATTGTACGGAAGATCACAGCCTGACAGGGCGAGAACATTTATTGTGGCTGCGTAATGCCAGCCAGTTAAAAGATATTGCGGAGCTCGATATTGCCCCTAAGGCATAA
- a CDS encoding helix-turn-helix domain-containing protein, producing the protein MRLKQARKHAKITQKNLGIMIGMDESSASGRMNHYEKGRHTPDISTLRKMADALGVPLNYFFCEDEASAELATAISRLSEDKRNQVLNFVKSLEESDE; encoded by the coding sequence ATGCGGCTTAAACAAGCTCGCAAACATGCCAAAATTACCCAGAAAAACTTGGGGATAATGATCGGTATGGATGAAAGCTCTGCAAGTGGCCGAATGAACCATTACGAAAAAGGGCGACATACGCCGGATATCAGCACATTAAGAAAAATGGCTGATGCTCTTGGCGTGCCGTTAAATTACTTTTTTTGTGAGGATGAGGCGTCTGCTGAGTTAGCGACGGCAATCTCGAGATTATCTGAAGATAAAAGAAATCAAGTGCTTAACTTTGTAAAATCACTCGAAGAAAGTGACGAGTAA
- a CDS encoding deoxyguanosinetriphosphate triphosphohydrolase family protein yields MQLKAKIHMSSNSKLLWEQRHDDEHKIRRDDHRSPYQRDRARILHSAAFRRLQAKTQVHGNSFDDFHRTRLTHSLEAAQLGTGIVAQIKKKQAEFRDLLPSDSLIDSLCLAHDIGHPPYGHGGEVALNYMMREHGGFEGNAQTFRIVTKLEPYTEHFGMNLARRTLLGLIKYPALISKTCADVTPDSVSHQRKLKAKEWAPAKGLYDCDQPLFDWVLEPLSESDKQLFSQMRDEQLTERQHKKTRFKSIDCSIMELADDIAYGVHDLEDAVVLGMVTRHQWIEGAASLLSECGEPWFEAHIDSITDMLFSGTHHQRKDAIGGMVNALLTSISVKPVDAPFESQLLAFNAYLEPEMAQALEVLKRFVSEYVIQVPHVQVVEYKGQQIIMDIFEAFSADPERLLPTPIRHEWQQATCESEGYRVIADYISSMTDGHAQRLHQQLFSSH; encoded by the coding sequence ATGCAGTTAAAGGCCAAAATTCATATGAGTTCAAACAGTAAACTGTTATGGGAACAACGTCACGATGATGAACATAAGATTCGTCGTGATGATCACCGTAGTCCTTATCAACGTGACCGAGCGAGAATTCTTCACTCCGCCGCGTTTCGACGTTTGCAGGCAAAAACTCAGGTTCACGGCAACAGTTTTGACGATTTTCACCGCACTCGGCTGACCCACTCTCTCGAAGCGGCCCAGCTAGGGACAGGGATCGTCGCGCAGATAAAGAAGAAACAGGCAGAATTTCGCGACCTTTTGCCTAGCGATAGCTTAATCGATTCGCTTTGCTTGGCTCATGATATTGGCCATCCACCCTATGGACATGGTGGTGAAGTCGCCCTTAATTACATGATGCGTGAGCATGGCGGATTTGAGGGAAACGCACAGACATTTCGCATCGTGACCAAGCTTGAGCCATATACCGAGCATTTTGGTATGAACCTGGCGCGACGAACTTTGCTTGGCCTGATCAAATACCCAGCGCTAATCAGTAAAACATGTGCTGATGTCACTCCAGACAGTGTCTCTCACCAGCGGAAGCTTAAAGCAAAAGAGTGGGCACCGGCCAAAGGTTTATATGACTGTGACCAGCCACTATTTGACTGGGTACTTGAGCCGCTCAGTGAGTCAGATAAACAGCTTTTCAGCCAGATGCGCGATGAACAATTAACAGAACGTCAGCATAAAAAGACCCGCTTTAAATCCATCGACTGTTCTATCATGGAACTGGCTGATGATATTGCTTATGGAGTGCATGATCTCGAAGATGCGGTGGTGCTTGGCATGGTGACAAGGCATCAGTGGATAGAAGGTGCGGCAAGTTTGCTTTCAGAATGTGGTGAACCTTGGTTTGAAGCCCATATCGACTCCATTACAGATATGCTTTTTTCAGGGACTCACCATCAGCGTAAAGACGCTATTGGTGGTATGGTGAACGCTTTGCTCACCAGTATTTCTGTTAAGCCCGTTGATGCACCTTTCGAAAGTCAACTGCTGGCGTTTAATGCTTATTTGGAGCCGGAAATGGCCCAGGCGCTGGAAGTCCTTAAGCGCTTTGTCAGTGAGTATGTGATTCAGGTACCTCATGTTCAAGTTGTCGAGTACAAGGGACAACAGATCATTATGGATATCTTCGAAGCATTTAGCGCTGATCCTGAAAGATTACTGCCCACTCCAATTCGTCATGAATGGCAGCAGGCGACATGTGAGAGTGAAGGCTATCGTGTGATTGCAGATTATATTTCTTCAATGACTGACGGCCATGCTCAGCGGCTGCACCAGCAGCTGTTCTCATCTCATTAA
- a CDS encoding adenosine deaminase, with amino-acid sequence MNQTEFIRQLPKVELHLHIEGSLEPEMMFELALRNQIALPFTTPEEVKAAYEFTNLQSFLDIYYQGANVLIHEQDFYDLTWAYLLRCKADNVIHTEIFFDPQTHTERGIAFDTVINGIHRALQDAKTQLGISSRIILCFLRHLDEDSAFVTLEQALAHKDKIIGVGLDSSEVGHPPEKFARVFAKALEAGFLTVAHAGEEGPVANIYNSLELLKVSRIDHGVRCADDPNLVVSLAQSRMPLTVCPLSNTKLKVFEEMKQHNIVDLLRQGLCVTINSDDPAYFGGYMTDNFLAVADSHGLTQQELAQFSRNAIEASFISDSEKQRLISRLDEFVDRC; translated from the coding sequence GTGAACCAAACAGAATTTATTCGTCAGTTACCGAAAGTTGAGTTGCATCTGCATATTGAAGGTTCACTTGAACCTGAGATGATGTTTGAACTCGCATTACGCAATCAAATCGCGCTGCCATTTACCACGCCTGAAGAGGTCAAAGCCGCGTATGAGTTTACTAACCTTCAGTCATTCCTTGATATCTACTATCAAGGCGCCAACGTGTTGATTCATGAGCAGGACTTTTACGATTTAACCTGGGCTTATTTGCTGCGCTGTAAGGCTGATAATGTTATTCACACCGAGATTTTTTTCGACCCACAGACTCATACTGAGCGCGGTATCGCGTTTGACACCGTGATCAACGGTATTCACCGCGCTTTGCAAGACGCGAAGACGCAATTGGGTATCAGTAGTCGGATCATCCTATGTTTTTTACGTCATCTGGATGAAGACAGTGCCTTTGTCACCTTGGAACAAGCATTGGCACATAAAGATAAAATCATTGGTGTAGGTCTGGATTCATCGGAAGTGGGTCACCCGCCAGAGAAGTTTGCTCGTGTTTTTGCCAAAGCACTCGAGGCTGGTTTTCTCACGGTCGCCCATGCAGGAGAAGAGGGGCCTGTTGCCAACATTTATAACAGCCTTGAATTATTGAAAGTGTCGCGCATTGACCATGGCGTTCGCTGCGCCGATGATCCAAATCTGGTGGTGTCACTGGCTCAGTCGCGTATGCCGCTGACGGTTTGCCCGCTGTCCAATACTAAGCTCAAAGTATTTGAGGAGATGAAGCAACACAACATTGTCGATTTGTTGAGGCAAGGGCTGTGTGTGACGATCAACTCAGATGACCCGGCCTATTTTGGTGGCTACATGACCGACAATTTCCTTGCTGTGGCAGACAGTCATGGGTTGACGCAACAAGAGTTGGCGCAATTTAGTCGCAATGCGATTGAAGCGAGCTTTATCAGTGACAGTGAGAAGCAACGGCTAATAAGCCGACTCGATGAATTTGTCGACAGGTGTTAA
- a CDS encoding DTW domain-containing protein: MSRYCSQCGKSLKACICEWIQSLASNVELVILQHPTETNRPMGTARILRLSLENSYLFEGENFTQHSELNKLLDEQGCQHFVLYPGEVSVSHEEVAKAFFRKSKVRIILLDGTWKKAYKMWQLSENLQALPLVRLPENLQGNYRIRKAPSDNSLSTVEAGYHILTLLQPEQDFTPLLDTFNHMIDFQIKQMPPGVFEKNYR, translated from the coding sequence ATGTCCCGATATTGTTCTCAATGTGGTAAGTCACTCAAAGCTTGTATTTGTGAGTGGATACAAAGCCTAGCATCGAATGTTGAGCTGGTCATCTTACAGCATCCGACAGAAACAAACAGGCCCATGGGCACTGCGCGTATTCTCAGACTCTCGCTGGAGAATAGTTACCTGTTTGAAGGCGAAAATTTTACTCAGCATAGTGAGCTGAATAAGTTGTTGGATGAACAAGGTTGTCAACATTTTGTGCTTTATCCGGGAGAAGTGTCTGTCAGCCATGAAGAGGTGGCGAAAGCCTTCTTCAGAAAAAGCAAAGTGCGGATTATTTTGCTCGATGGCACGTGGAAAAAAGCGTACAAAATGTGGCAACTGTCTGAGAATTTGCAGGCATTACCTCTAGTACGTTTGCCAGAGAACCTACAGGGCAATTACCGTATTCGCAAAGCGCCCAGTGACAATAGCTTGTCTACTGTGGAAGCTGGCTACCATATCCTGACTTTGCTGCAACCAGAGCAAGACTTCACCCCATTACTTGATACGTTCAATCACATGATTGACTTTCAAATCAAGCAGATGCCGCCCGGTGTGTTTGAAAAAAATTATCGGTAA
- the rrtA gene encoding rhombosortase, whose product MRLLLLLIAISLVCLGVQFEPLASLTYWHHQLISEGQWWRILTGNFTHTNFAHLGMNLAGLWVITYLFKPKVTSLLCVLFVISLSVGMLNLTTSMTRYVGLSGVLHGIFAYYALQESLQGRKGSWLLVIGVLAKVGWEMTMGASQSTSELINARVAVESHLFGALTGLVLAFFITTLNFQIRLNRSRR is encoded by the coding sequence GTGCGTTTACTTCTTCTGTTAATTGCTATCAGCTTAGTTTGCCTAGGCGTGCAGTTCGAGCCTTTAGCCAGCCTGACATACTGGCATCATCAACTTATTTCTGAAGGCCAGTGGTGGCGAATCCTAACAGGAAATTTCACCCATACCAACTTTGCTCATTTAGGCATGAATCTGGCCGGCTTGTGGGTTATCACTTATCTGTTTAAGCCGAAAGTAACTTCTCTACTCTGTGTATTGTTCGTGATTAGCTTATCCGTGGGTATGCTCAACCTGACAACAAGTATGACTCGCTATGTCGGTCTTTCGGGTGTGCTGCATGGCATCTTCGCCTATTATGCGCTTCAGGAGTCCTTACAGGGTCGTAAAGGTAGCTGGTTACTTGTCATTGGTGTACTGGCCAAAGTAGGTTGGGAAATGACCATGGGCGCATCACAATCGACCAGCGAGTTAATCAATGCCCGTGTAGCGGTGGAATCTCATCTGTTTGGTGCCTTGACGGGTCTAGTACTTGCATTTTTCATCACGACGCTAAACTTTCAGATAAGGCTCAACCGCTCTCGGCGATAA
- a CDS encoding YciK family oxidoreductase, whose amino-acid sequence MDYSISSDALKDKVILVTGAGDGIGKQAAISFAQHGATVILLGRTVKKLEQTYDEIEAAGYPQPAIIPLDMKGASKQNYIDMADTIGSQFGRLDGVLHNASQLGVLSPFDQIGEDTYDDIMQVNVKAQFLMTQAILPLLHQSNDASVIFTSSTVGHAGRAFWGTYAISKFATEGMMQILADELSDTHIRVNAINPGGTRTSMRAKAYPAEDAELLKTPLDIMPLYLHLMSSESKDVRGQCIDAQPKK is encoded by the coding sequence GTGGATTATTCCATTTCCTCAGACGCTTTAAAAGACAAAGTCATTCTCGTGACAGGTGCCGGTGACGGCATCGGTAAACAAGCCGCAATCTCGTTTGCTCAGCATGGTGCCACCGTCATTCTGTTAGGTCGTACCGTGAAGAAGCTTGAGCAAACTTACGATGAAATCGAAGCTGCTGGCTACCCTCAACCAGCGATCATTCCTCTGGATATGAAAGGCGCAAGCAAGCAAAACTATATTGATATGGCCGATACCATTGGTAGTCAGTTTGGTCGGCTTGATGGTGTGTTACACAATGCCAGTCAGCTGGGTGTACTAAGCCCATTTGATCAGATTGGTGAAGACACTTACGACGATATCATGCAGGTTAATGTTAAAGCCCAGTTCTTGATGACTCAGGCCATTCTACCGCTACTGCATCAATCAAATGATGCCAGCGTCATCTTTACGTCATCAACGGTTGGCCACGCTGGCCGTGCTTTCTGGGGAACTTACGCGATATCTAAATTCGCAACGGAAGGCATGATGCAGATTCTGGCGGATGAATTGAGTGATACACACATTCGTGTCAATGCGATCAACCCAGGTGGCACACGTACGTCCATGCGCGCGAAGGCTTACCCAGCGGAAGACGCTGAGTTGCTAAAAACGCCATTGGATATCATGCCGCTTTATCTTCATCTGATGTCGAGCGAGAGCAAGGACGTTCGTGGTCAGTGTATTGACGCACAGCCAAAGAAATAG
- the imuA gene encoding translesion DNA synthesis-associated protein ImuA — protein sequence MYELIEHLKKKQWLWQGNHTPESRDHHPTGFDLLDQKLEGGFPIHGVVELQTTPGIGELRLLLPHLKNSSQGRLSVFIQPPGHLSAQSLTAEGLDLNNVLLLYPKTDNEALWAAEQCLKSGACSNVLLWHSGLEVHHARRLQVASETGNCLSFLFKTAQRSLFSLPVSLSMTLLPHSLGVEITITKRKGGWPHASFVLDMSTLWPSLTESRPEPVILPFPLRKQG from the coding sequence ATGTATGAACTGATCGAACATCTTAAGAAAAAACAATGGCTTTGGCAGGGAAACCATACTCCCGAGTCCAGAGATCACCACCCGACAGGTTTTGATCTTCTGGATCAAAAACTGGAAGGCGGCTTTCCTATTCATGGCGTGGTGGAATTGCAAACGACTCCCGGCATCGGAGAGCTTCGCCTGCTACTCCCTCACCTTAAAAACAGCAGCCAAGGTAGGTTATCTGTATTCATACAACCACCTGGTCATCTGTCTGCGCAGTCTCTGACAGCAGAAGGCCTCGATCTGAATAATGTTCTGCTGCTTTATCCGAAAACAGATAATGAGGCCTTATGGGCGGCAGAGCAGTGCCTGAAAAGCGGCGCTTGCAGTAACGTGCTGCTTTGGCATTCGGGGCTGGAAGTCCACCATGCTCGTCGACTTCAGGTCGCCAGTGAAACTGGAAATTGCCTGTCGTTTTTGTTTAAAACCGCACAGCGCAGTCTCTTTTCTCTGCCCGTCAGTTTGAGCATGACGCTACTCCCCCACTCACTTGGCGTTGAAATCACCATCACTAAGCGCAAAGGTGGGTGGCCACATGCCAGCTTCGTTCTGGACATGAGTACACTCTGGCCTTCATTAACAGAGTCCAGACCTGAACCTGTGATTCTTCCCTTCCCACTGCGTAAGCAAGGCTAA